A genomic segment from Salvia splendens isolate huo1 chromosome 13, SspV2, whole genome shotgun sequence encodes:
- the LOC121761208 gene encoding uncharacterized protein LOC121761208: protein MATIYSCRECGANLNLQPADLFPPDFYFEAGNKKTLSFAAVDPSKFRFEKEDKIRPFFETVNYWGIQRKRVKIICNSCGKLVGYVYDDGPPLMNGTGQFGFGPSQAIPRNPRYRFKDKSLAVTSQT, encoded by the coding sequence ATGGCGACGATCTACAGCTGCAGAGAGTGCGGCGCCAATCTGAACCTCCAGCCGGCCGATCTCTTTCCGCCGGACTTCTATTTCGAGGCCGGCAACAAGAAGACCCTGTCATTCGCCGCCGTGGATCCGTCCAAATTCCGATTCGAGAAGGAGGACAAGATCCGCCCCTTTTTCGAGACGGTCAATTACTGGGGGATCCAGAGGAAGCGAGTGAAGATCATCTGCAATAGCTGCGGGAAGCTCGTCGGTTACGTCTACGACGACGGCCCGCCGTTGATGAACGGCACCGGGCAGTTCGGGTTCGGGCCGAGCCAGGCTATTCCGAGAAACCCTAGGTATCGATTCAAGGATAAAAGTTTGGCCGTTACTTCTCAGACTTGA
- the LOC121761107 gene encoding uncharacterized protein LOC121761107 — protein sequence MTHLKNIMSKSSCFFCIMKEQDSPIRKSKIQDYLKGIPFLDNEQLILVVSELWSLAMTRPDDEELLSLGLFQSMTILMNKAIHDRSWLLKHQNIYIPYYAAHIVGSYTMKRAYSAARAVDSGVVQPLLGLLRGEMSWVEQRVAVRALGHLASYEKTFEAVAVYEEEVVELAMNLAVSCLEKVYKEFVGVKDGRGRVRYHCNLLTRGEGGVEMEGRKAEEWASQLQCWSIHLLNCFAVKERCLHLICKREFLEKLCGVWGGLANHASPGGVGLIRILCHTRVGRESISRSKNVIESLCNVSRSSDEWQYMGIDCLLLLLKDVDSRHSVIESAALCLVDLVELRILGNRRSLGDSITRTLLHEYKKPKIKNGDINVQRSLEMIWLLKVERKRREKLMSRERIEERRVMVKLIKQQGNHHFLVGNVGEAISKYSEALEICPLKHRNERMIVYSKRANCHLFLRDGDAAISDATCALCLSSPPNSHGISLWIRAQAYDMKGMAKESLMDCIVFMNVCISSGGGSGGRVLYYVVRMIYKQMEKTWLFREARIKVKEEVGIQEKKCKNYGSGLSTIMEEPYVVRDGIGIKKIERVISGISNKTV from the exons ATGACACATCTCAAAAACATCATGTCCAAATCTAGTTGCTTCTTCTGCATAATGAAGGAGCAAGACTCACCAATCAGGAAAAGCAAAATCCAAGATTACCTAAAAGGGATACCTTTTCTTGACAATGAGCAACTCATCTTGGTGGTGAGTGAGCTATGGAGCCTCGCCATGACCCGGCCCGACGACGAGGAGCTTCTCTCTCTAGGCCTCTTCCAAAGCATGACAATCTTGATGAACAAAGCCATCCATGACAGATCTTGGCTGCTCAAGCACCAAAACATCTACATCCCTTACTATGCAGCTCACATAGTGGGCTCCTACACCATGAAAAGGGCTTATTCGGCCGCGAGGGCTGTTGATTCGGGCGTGGTGCAGCCGCTGCTGGGGCTCCTGAGAGGGGAGATGAGCTGGGTGGAGCAGAGGGTGGCTGTTAGGGCACTAGGCCACCTTGCAAGCTATGAGAAGACGTTCGAGGCTGTGGCAGTTTATGAAGAGGAAGTTGTGGAGTTAGCCATGAATTTGGCTGTTTCTTGTTTGGAAAAGGTTTATAAAGAGTTTGTGGGAGTGAAGGATGGGAGGGGGAGGGTTAGGTATCACTGCAACTTGCTCACTCGAGGCGAGGGAGGGGTGGAGATGGAGGGGAGGAAGGCGGAGGAGTGGGCCAGCCAGCTTCAGTGTTGGAGCATTCATCTATTGAATTGCTTTGCTGTGAAGGAGAGGTGTTTGCATCTCATTTGCAAGAGGGAGTTTCTTGAGAAGCTTTGTGGAGTGTGGGGTGGACTGGCCAATCATGCGTCGCCAGGTGGCGTTGGGCTGATCAGAATCTTGTGCCACACTAGAGTTGGGAGGGAGAGCATCTCAAGATCCAAGAATGTGATTGAGAGTCTATGCAATGTTTCAAGATCTTCAGATGAATGGCAGTATATGGGGATTGATTGCCTTCTCTTGCTTCTCAAGGATGTCGATTCGAGGCACAGTGTCATTGAATCTGCAGCATTGTGCCTTGTGGATTTGGTTGAGTTGAGGATTCTTGGCAATAGAAGGAGTTTGGGAGATTCCATCACAAGAACACTTTTGCATGAGTACAAAAAACCCAAAATCAAGAATGGAGATATCAATGTTCAAAGATCACTAGAAATGATATGGCTATTAAAGGTTGAAAGGAAAAGGAGAGAGAAGTTGATgtcaagagagagaattgaagagAGAAGGGTAATGGTGAAGCTAATCAAGCAACAAGGGAATCACCATTTCTTGGTGGGAAATGTGGGAGAAGCCATCTCTAAATATAGTGAGGCTCTTGAGATATGTCCTTTGAAGCATAGGAATGAGAGGATGATTGTGTATAGCAAAAGGGCAAATTGCCATCTCTTTCTGAGGGACGGGGATGCAGCCATTAGTGATGCAACGTGCGCGCTTTGCCTCTCGTCTCCTCCAAACTCCCACGGCATAAGCCTCTGGATTAGGGCACAGGCTTATGACATGAAAGGGATGGCTAAGGAGAGCTTGATGGATTGCATCGTCTTCATGAACGTATGCATAAGTTCGGGGGGAGGTTCCGGGGGTAGGGTTTTGTATTACGTTGTTCGTATGATCTACAAGCAGATGGAGAAGACATGGCTTTTTAGGGAAGCAAGGATTAAGGTTAAGGAAGAGGTTGGAATTCAAGAAAAGAAATGCAAGAATTATGGATCAG GCCTATCGACGATTATGGAAGAGCCTTATGTTGTGAGAGATGGGATTGGAATAAAGAAGATTGAGAGAGTGATTAGTGGAATATCTAATAAAACTGTTTAA
- the LOC121760091 gene encoding tRNA (guanine-N(7)-)-methyltransferase-like produces MLEHDSISNPTTHSKTTGLPRKRFYRARAHSNPLSDSHFPVPISPAHFENDCSALFPKFFPNGPKKIEFADIGCGFGGLLISLAALFPETLMIGMELRDKVTEYVKERILALRVSSPGRYDNVSVVRTNSMKYIPNYFEKAQLTKMFFLFPDPHFKEKNHRRRVISPHLLDEYAYVLKVGGIIYTISDVEELGAWMKGCLDDHELFEPLTEEELAADPIVELLSTATEEGQKVARNEGQTFRAVYRRIASSRPR; encoded by the coding sequence ATGTTGGAGCATGACTCCATTTCTAATCCTACTACGCATAGTAAGACAACCGGCCTTCCTCGTAAGCGATTCTACCGGGCTCGGGCGCACAGCAACCCCTTGAGTGATTCACATTTCCCTGTTCCTATCTCCCCAGCTCACTTCGAGAATGACTGTTCTGCCCTTTTCCCCAAGTTCTTTCCTAATGGCCCAAAAAAGATTGAGTTTGCAGATATTGGTTGTGGATTTGGTGGGCTTCTAATCAGCCTCGCAGCGCTTTTCCCTGAGACACTCATGATCGGGATGGAACTGAGGGACAAAGTGACTGAGTACGTGAAGGAAAGAATCCTGGCCCTGAGGGTCTCTAGCCCTGGCAGATACGACAACGTGTCTGTTGTTCGGACGAATTCCATGAAGTACATTCCCAACTACTTCGAGAAAGCGCAGCTCACCAAGATGTTCTTTCTGTTCCCGGATCCGCATTTCAAAGAGAAGAACCATCGGCGTAGGGTGATCAGTCCCCATCTGTTGGACGAGTATGCGTACGTGCTTAAAGTTGGTGGGATTATATACACAATAAGTGACGTGGAGGAGCTTGGGGCGTGGATGAAAGGCTGTTTGGATGATCATGAGCTGTTTGAGCCTCTCACGGAGGAAGAGCTTGCGGCCGATCCTATTGTCGAGCTCCTGAGCACTGCAACCGAGGAAGGGCAGAAAGTTGCGAGGAATGAAGGGCAGACGTTTCGAGCAGTTTATAGACGCATTGCGTCGTCTCGTCCTCGTTGA
- the LOC121762500 gene encoding protein TRIGALACTOSYLDIACYLGLYCEROL 5, chloroplastic-like isoform X2, with translation MSGNIITVLIKLHKTGAPLNIFGLGAGGGCGVGLGLGWGFGAAYGSRYYSPGLTFQGVEFANKPSEGKDAKNLSKNK, from the exons ATGTCTGGAAACATTATTACTGTACTCATCAAATTACATAAAACAG GGGCGCCCTTGAACATCTTTGGACTTGGTGCAG GTGGTGGCTGCGGTGTCGGGTTGGGGCTTGGATGGGGATTTGGCGCGGCTTATGGCAGTCGTTACTATAGTCCTGGCCTAACATTCCAAGGCGTCGAATTTGCCAATAAACCTAGTGAAGGTAAAGATGCCAAAAACTTGTCAAAGAACAAGTAG
- the LOC121761528 gene encoding pumilio homolog 12-like, whose amino-acid sequence MLQPQNNGNRHSPTHQLHENLRSSAAQNSDGNPLIAASDQTIESLFSWLNLTSDVLFHGRTAAAEDGSASSSRSIPPPVAFGGSHHQHQHQQVSNWATNGPMVHQNNNVGPDFSGRGPNPQNQFINYSRRQDFYNDFDLRSLHATKSIPTSTSYNSPVVPFARENSSLYALSQLLTPEFMIGKIAYLAKHQIWSGALVFKLEAGLGEAQLNMVVFEVVKSWDDLLKNQLGAQFLLKLFTVCDKEKRTRIIMAVTRFPFKLISVCLNTSGAKSVHKLMDKLTSPQQISLVVASLIPGAVVLATDCKGQHIIQYCVRRFPVEYTKHLLHEITANCFIIGTSKSGCCVIQSCVDNADGEARTQLIFAILENAVQLAEDPYGNYVVQHLLEMEMPELTKYILRRFEGCFVSLSCNKYASNVVEKLLWSGDEVSAIITIELLQSPNASMLLVDPYGNFVIQNALSAAKGELYYSLERFVQINAESMQSNLYGKKILAWFMKKRPYIEKKKPYYG is encoded by the exons ATGCTGCAGCCACAAAACAACGGAAACCGCCACTCTCCGACGCATCAGCTTCACGAGAATTTACGCTCCTCGGCGGCGCAAAACAGCGACGGAAACCCTCTGATCGCCGCCTCCGATCAAACAATCGAATCCTTGTTTTCCTGGCTCAACCTCACCTCCGATGTCCTATTCCACGGCCGTACCGCCGCCGCCGAGGACGGCTCAGCTTCGTCGTCGCGCTCAATTCCACCACCAGTGGCTTTCGGAGGAAGCCAccaccaacaccaacaccagCAGGTTTCGAATTGGGCCACCAATGGGCCCATGGTCCACCAGAATAACAATGTGGGCCCCGATTTCTCGGGTCGGGGCCCAAATCCTCAAAATCAATTCATAAATTATTCTCGAAGACAGGATTTTTACAACGATTTCGACCTCCGTTCCTTGCATGCCACGAAATCCATCCCCACGAGCACAAGTTACAACTCTCCCGTTGTACCTTTTGCTCGTGAGAACAGCTCTCTGTATGCGCTGTCTCAGCTGCTAACCCCTGAGTTCATGATTGGGAAAATTGCTTACTTAGCAAAGCACCAAATTTGGAGCGGCGCGTTGGTTTTTAAACTGGAGGCTGGGTTGGGGGAGGCCCAACTCAACATGGTTGTGTTCGAAGTGGTGAAGAGTTGGGATGATTTGCTGAAGAATCAGTTAGGGGCCCAGTTTTTGCTGAAGCTGTTCACGGTGTGTGATAAGGAGAAGAGGACCAGGATCATCATGGCCGTCACGAGATTCCCTTTTAAGCTCATCTCAGTCTGCCTAAACACTTCTGG GGCTAAATCAGTACATAAGCTGATGGATAAGCTGACTTCTCCTCAGCAGATCTCATTGGTTGTGGCTTCTTTGATCCCTGGTGCTGTGGTCTTAGCCACTGACTGCAAAGGTCAACACATCATACAGTACTGTGTTAGAAGGTTTCCTGTGGAATATACTAAG CACCTTTTGCACGAGATCACCGCAAACTGCTTCATTATTGGGACAAGTAAAAGCGGATGTTGTGTAATACAATCATGTGTGGATAATGCTGATGGTGAAGCAAGAACACAATTAATCTTCGCGATACTAGAAAACGCTGTGCAACTTGCTGAAGATCCTTATGG AAACTATGTGGTGCAACATCTTCTCGAGATGGAGATGCCAGAACTCACGAAATATATTCTGAGACGGTTCGAAGGCTGTTTCGTGTCTCTTTCCTGCAACAAGTATGCCAGCAATGTAGTGGAGAAGCTCTTATGGTCGGGAGATGAAGTATCTGCGATTATTACCATAGAGTTGCTTCAAAGCCCGAACGCCTCGATGCTTTTAGTCGACCCTTATGGAAATTTTGTCATTCAAAATGCATTGTCAGCTGCGAAG GGAGAGTTATATTATTCTTTGGAGAGATTTGTTCAAATTAATGCAGAATCCATGCAAAGCAATCTTTATGGGAAAAAGATCCTTGCTTGGTTTATGAAGAAGAGGCCTTACATTGAGAAGAAGAAGCCTTACTATGGCTAG
- the LOC121762500 gene encoding protein TRIGALACTOSYLDIACYLGLYCEROL 5, chloroplastic-like isoform X1: MVLTNFTGGGVGFGFGVGCGFGVGWGFGGAPLNIFGLGAGGGCGVGLGLGWGFGAAYGSRYYSPGLTFQGVEFANKPSEGKDAKNLSKNK; this comes from the exons ATGGTGCTAACGAATTTCACTGGAGGAGGTGTCGGTTTTG GTTTCGGAGTTGGCTGTGGTTTTGGAGTTGGGTGGGGATTCGGAG GGGCGCCCTTGAACATCTTTGGACTTGGTGCAG GTGGTGGCTGCGGTGTCGGGTTGGGGCTTGGATGGGGATTTGGCGCGGCTTATGGCAGTCGTTACTATAGTCCTGGCCTAACATTCCAAGGCGTCGAATTTGCCAATAAACCTAGTGAAGGTAAAGATGCCAAAAACTTGTCAAAGAACAAGTAG